In Methanocella paludicola SANAE, the sequence GCCGGCTGGCCGATATGCTGGACTCGCCTTCCGACAGCGCCATATAAATAATAAGCTGGTCCGCCAGGTGGGCGTCCACTGCCGCTCCCGACTTCAGCGCGCCGGCCAGCTGCGATGCCGCCTCGCGCCCGACTTTTTCAGCGGGCTTTCCTCGTTCGCCCAGGGCGATTCCCCCTGCCAGCCCTTTATAAAGCGTGATGCTGGAGCCCAGAGAGGTATCGTTCCGTATATCGAGCTGTATATCGCCGACATCATATCCCTGGGACCGAAGGTATTCGACAGCAGCTTTTGCCTGCCGCTCGCAGACGTGGGACGGCAGGTGGGATGAGGCGGATACGCCCTCCACCGCTATCCCGCAGGGCTCCGTCAGGTCGATGCCCTGTAACGCCGAAGGCGATGTACGCACGATGACATGGCCGTTACCGGCGGGGAAAAAGCCCCTGGCAAGGAGCGAAGACTCAATATGAAAGCCGAAACGGGCAAGGGCGGGCATGGTGACGCTATGGAAATAATCGTATGGAGGGGCCCATTTTACGTCCGTCCCGCCAGTCATATCAAGCGTGACGGGCCCGGGCGCATACGCGGCGATGGGCAGGATGCTTTGCAATGCGAGAGTAATGCTTCCTGCAGTCCCCATGTTAATGGTATAATTTCCCGGCTTGATGGGGCCGGGGTGGAAAGTAACCTCGGTAGAACCGTGTCTCAGGCCTTCCACGGAGGCGTCCGTCATATCGCGGGCGATCTCGATAGATTTTACGTGCTGTATGCCCAGCCCTGGCCTGGGGCGGCTTTTGCGTATGTTGACGATGCGGACGGCCTTCTGCATGATGGCGGAAAGGGCGATGGCGGTGCGCAATATCTGGCCTCCCCCTTCGCCTACCGAGCCGTCTACAGTCAAGAGCATAAAAAAGAATGGGGCGCTTTAATAATAATTGTTAGCCTCTACCCGAATATGTTAGCGATATACGTGAGCATGCTGTTTATCAGGTAACCGATGTACGTCAGGCTGAGCCCGGGAATTGCGACTAGCTCTACCGGGACTTCCAGGTGGCCGCCCGGGATGACCTCTATGCTGGCCGTGACGTTCCTATAGCCGTCCCTTGAGACCGTATATGAGTAAACGCCATACTGGATCCTGGTCAGATTCGTCGAGCCCGTCCCTACCAGCTCGCCGTTCAGGTATATGGAAGCGTCGGAGGGGTTGACCTTAAAATAAACATCTCCTGTACTCGGCTTCAGTATCTTAGTGATCCGGGAAGTGCCATCCGAGTGCACGGTGACCGTAACATTCTCGGGAAGGTATCCGTCCATCTGCAGGCTGCACGAATGCTCGCCGGCCCTTACGCCGGTGATGTTGAAGGGCGTCGTGCGGCCAGTGTACGCGCCGTCGAGCCATATGTTGGCACCC encodes:
- the rtcA gene encoding RNA 3'-terminal phosphate cyclase; its protein translation is MLLTVDGSVGEGGGQILRTAIALSAIMQKAVRIVNIRKSRPRPGLGIQHVKSIEIARDMTDASVEGLRHGSTEVTFHPGPIKPGNYTINMGTAGSITLALQSILPIAAYAPGPVTLDMTGGTDVKWAPPYDYFHSVTMPALARFGFHIESSLLARGFFPAGNGHVIVRTSPSALQGIDLTEPCGIAVEGVSASSHLPSHVCERQAKAAVEYLRSQGYDVGDIQLDIRNDTSLGSSITLYKGLAGGIALGERGKPAEKVGREAASQLAGALKSGAAVDAHLADQLIIYMALSEGESSISASRLTDHTAAGIRVVEQMTGRKFEIKRIDEKTLIRSSGTRAE